The proteins below are encoded in one region of Danio rerio strain Tuebingen ecotype United States chromosome 12, GRCz12tu, whole genome shotgun sequence:
- the uts2r gene encoding urotensin-2 receptor: MLNVCLLGATPSVESNQEMTTVSVEPIVAMVEKISNVTESPVESSPEDMAATFTIGTILSLMCLVGVSGNIYTLVVMCHSMRSAASMYIYIINLAMADLLYLLTIPFVVCTHFLKGWYFGDIGCRILISMDFLTMHASIFTLTVMSTERYFAVLKPLDTVKRSKSYRKAIALLVWTASLILTLPMIISVQLMTMNSKQMCNPTLSPLSYKIYISFLFGTSIVAPGVIIGYLYIRLARTYWISQTETFKQTKKLPNQKVLYLIFTIVLLFWACFLPFWIWQLLNQFQPTLDLSTKAKRNINYLTTCLTYSNSCINPFLYTLLTKNYKEYLRKRQRTWTAGSYLNRRNRFQRSPRRSLSSSSQQCTESFVLAHTSRTNNSSL, encoded by the coding sequence AGATGACCACTGTGTCTGTGGAGCCCATAGTGGCGATGGTGGAAAAGATTTCCAATGTCACTGAGAGTCCAGTAGAAAGTTCCCCAGAAGATATGGCTGCCACGTTCACCATTGGCACCATCCTGTCCCTAATGTGTCTGGTGGGTGTGTCCGGAAATATCTACACGCTGGTTGTCATGTGCCACTCCATGCGCTCAGCTGCTTCAATGTACATCTACATCATCAACCTGGCAATGGCTGATCTGCTCTACTTGCTCACAATCCCATTTGTAGTGTGTACACATTTCCTGAAAGGATGGTACTTTGGGGACATAGGATGTCGGATCCTTATCAGCATGGACTTCCTTACAATGCATGCCAGCATTTTCACACTGACTGTCATGAGCACAGAACGTTACTTCGCCGTACTCAAGCCTCTGGATACAGTCAAACGCTCAAAAAGCTACAGAAAAGCAATCGCACTGCTGGTGTGGACTGCCTCATTGATCCTCACATTACCCATGATCATCAGCGTCCAGCTCATGACAATGAACTCCAAGCAAATGTGCAACCCCACTCTGAGTCCTCTCTCTTACAAAATCTACATCTCCTTTCTCTTTGGCACAAGCATTGTAGCTCCAGGGGTGATAATCGGGTACTTGTATATACGCCTGGCAAGAACCTACTGGATCTCCCAAACTGAGACTTTCAAGCAGACTAAGAAGCTTCCAAACCAGAAGGTCCTGTATCTGATCTTTACCATTGTGCTCCTGTTCTGGGCCTGCTTCTTACCTTTTTGGATCTGGCAGCTTCTGAATCAGTTCCAGCCCACATTGGATCTCTCCACCAAGGCCAAGCGCAACATCAACTATCTAACCACATGCCTAACCTACAGCAACAGCTGCATCAACCCGTTCCTCTACACTTTGCTCACCAAGAACTACAAGGAATACCTTCGCAAGAGACAGAGGACTTGGACGGCTGGCAGCTATCTTAACCGGCGGAATCGTTTTCAGCGGTCGCCTCGTCGCTCCTTGTCATCCAGCAGTCAGCAGTGCACAGAGAGCTTTGTGCTCGCACATACCTCTCGCACCAACAACAGCAGCCTCTGA